The genomic DNA CCTGCCTTGCCTCACAGTGGACAGGCGACCTCATGCTGGCCGACGCCGATGTGGAAGCGCCCAACCTGCATCTTTTGCTGCACCCAAGCCTTGCAGAGCCTGAAACGGTCTGCCTTGAAGTGCCGGAACTGCTGGCAGAAAGATGCACTGGCTGTGGCGCTTGCCGCCCCATGTGTTCCTATGGCGCTATTGCCATGCTGGGCGCAAAGCCCATGTATTTTCAGGATATGTGTCACGGCTGCGGCGGCTGTTTTGCGGTGTGTCCGGAACAGGCGCTGCGCGTGGCACAGCGCGAGCTGGGCGCGTTGCTGCTGGGCACGGCCCGGGCTGGCGAACGAAGCGTGCCATTTCTTATGGGGCGCACCCGTGTGGGTGAGGCCATGACCCCGCCGTTGCTGCGCGCGCAAGAGCGCAGGCTGGCGGCAGAGCTCATGGCCCACCCCGCGGATGTACTTATGGATGCGCCACCCGGCGTGAGCTGCCCGGCCATGACCGCTGCCCGCAACGCCGATGCCGTGCTGCTGGTGGCGGAACCCACACCCTTTGGTCTGTACGATTTCAAGCTGGCCCATGCGGCTTTTGCACAGCTGGGGCGACCTGTTGCCTTGGTTATCAACCGCGTGGGCATGCAGGGCAATGCTGCGTGCGAGGAAGAGATGCGCGCCTGGTGCGCCGGGGCCAAACTGCCTGTTTTGGCAGAACTGCCCTTTGAGCGCGAGGCCGCCGAGGCCTATGCGCACGGCGTACCTCCCACAGAGGACCAGGGCGCCACTGGGCAGCAGTGGCGGCAGAGTTTTGCCGAGCTTGCGGCAAAGCTGCGGAATTTTGCGGAGGGTGCGCGCCATGCATGAGATTGTAGTTGTTAGCGGCAAGGGCGGCACAGGAAAGACAACGGTTTGCGCCGCATTTGCCGCGCTGGCGCATGCACGTGGGCAAAAGGCCGTGCTCTGCGATCTGGATGTGGACGTGCCTGACATGCACATTCTGCTGAACCCGCAGATACAGCAGCGCGAGGCCTTCATATCGGGCAACACGGCCCGCATCAATCCTGATCTCTGCACCGCATGCGGACGTTGTGCCGAGTTGTGCCGCTTTGACGCGGTGCACCTTGCCGACGGCGTATACAGCATTGACGAATTGGGCTGCGAGGGCTGCGGTGTGTGCCACAAGCTATGCCCGGCGGGGGCCGTGGAATTTCCTGAGCGGCGCTGCGGTGAGTGGTACATGAGCGATACACGCCTTGGCCCCTTCGTGCATGCCCAGCTTGAACCGGGACAGGAAAATTCCGGTCGGCTCGTGTCGCAGATCAAGCGTCAGGCCCGCGAAAAGGCTGCCAGCCTGGGGGCAGACCTTGTGCTCTGCGATGGTTCGCCCGGCGTAGGTTGCCCTGTTATCAGCTCTCTTTCCGGCGCGGCGCTGGCCGTGGCGGTGGTGGAACCCACCCCTTCGGGGCGGCACGACTTTGGCCGGGTGGCCGAGCTGTGCGCGCATTTTCGTATTCCCGTAACGGTACTCATCAACAAGGCCGACTTGAACGCGCAGGAAACAGCCCGTATCCACGCCATGATTGAAGAGGGGGGGCACCACCTGCTGGGCGAGCTGCCTTTCAGCTCACTGGTAACGCAGACCATGGTGCGGCGTCAGGCCCTTACGGAAGAAAATTCAGCCCTTGCCGAAATACTGGCCGCAGCCTGGGAGCGCGCGTGCGCCCTTGCTGCTCAGCCGGGGCGGCGGGGCGCAAAAAACAGTCTGTAAAAGGAAAGCATCATGAGCAAGACTATTCTGGCAATTCCTTCGCAAATGCCCGGCGGCCTGGATTCCGGCATGGGCATGCATTTTGGTCATTGCGATATTTACACCATTGTTGAGCTGGAAAACGGGCAGGTGGCTGGTCAATCCACCCTCGCCTCCATTCCTCATCAGCAGGGCGGCTGTCTTGCTCCGGTACAGTACCTTGCCGCCCACGGTGTAAACGCGCTGTTGGCTGGCGGTATGGGCATGCGCCCCCTGATGGGTTTCAACCAGATGGGCATCAGCGTGTACTACGCTGGCAACCAGCCCACAGTGGGCATGGCCGTACAGGCTTTTTGCCAGGGCAAGCTGACAGAATTTACGCCCGACCAGACCTGCGGCGGCGGTCACTAGGTCGCCATGAAGCGCTCCATCTTGTTGCAGACGGGCAGACCGGCCGTTTTTGCCCCCTTTGTGCGGGAGCTCGAGCGGCAGGGCTGCACCGTAACCACGGTTGCAGATGCCGCAGCCTGCAAGGATTGCGTGCAGCGACAGGCCCCGCAGCTGGTGGTGGTTGACGCGCCCACGCACGGGCAGGCACGGCAGGATGTTATAGGCATCATGCGTGTAAACGCGCTGGTGCATACAGCGGTTGTTACTGACATGGCGGCTGATGCCTTTCATGACGCCATGGAGGGGCTTGGCATTCTGACCTCGCTGCCGCCCGCACCCGGGGCGGATGACGCACGCCGCCTGTTGCAACTGCTGAACGACGTGATGGCCTGAGCGCTGGGCCACAGGCCCGGCAGCGCACAGGTTTTACATTGGCGCAGGCCCGTATTCACGCTGGGCCGCGCACCTTGGGCCACTGATACGCGTCCCGTACAGGCGCGATTGCCGGGCGGCCCGCGAAAACATGGCCGGATCTGAAACAGGTTTACCCCTCCTGTTTCAGGTTCGGCCATGCCCGATCTGTTTTTGTTGCCATGCCGCACACCGCGAGGTGTCGCGCAATATCCCCAATGCCGCATCAGCCGTGACTGCGCCCCTTGCGCATGCCAGTTCATTGGCTTATTCTCAAATAAAACCATATTGCTGGGAAATTATGCCAAGACCTTGCCATTGCAGGCGCGTAAGCGCGCTGCCCAAAAACAGCTGTTTCAAACCCAACGGGGTTCCCCTGCACGAGCTTGAAGAAGTGGTGCTGTCGCTGGATGGCCTGGAGGCCTTGCGGCTGGCCGACTTTGAAGACCTGAACATGGATGAGGCCGCCGCCCGCATGGGTGTTTCGCGGCATACCTTTGGCAGGCTCTTGCGTCGCGCTCGTCGCAGTGTGGCGCAGGCCCTTGTGCTGGGGCAGGCCCTGCGCATTGAGGGCGGCGTGTGCGCGGTGGATGCCCCTGAGGGGCACGATGCAGGGGCAACTGCCAAGGGGGCAGAATCCGCAGCGGGCGACCTGCTGGTGGCTGTTCCCAGTCTGATGCCGGGTGGCCCTGAGGCTGCGCCCAATGCGCATTTTGGCAGATGCCAGGTCTATACGCTGGCCCGGGTGGAAAATGGAAAGATAACAGAGATGGGTGTGCAGCCCAACCCCATGCATCAGGGTGGCGACTGCGGCGGGCCGGTGCAGGCCCTCTTGCGGCTGGGGGTAAATACCCTGCTGGCTGGCGGCATGGGCATGCGCCCCTTGCAGGCTTTGCAGGCGGCGGGCATTGCCGTGTACTATAATGCCAGTCTGCCCACGGTGGCCGACTGTCTCAACGCCTTTGCCGCGGGCAGGCTTGTGCCTTTCGGCCCCGGGCATCTGTGCCAGGGCGGCTGCGCTTCCAAACGGTAGACTCATGCAGGCCGCGGCAATGACCCGCAAGAGTCTACACGTTTAGAAAGCGCCTTGTTTGTAAGCCCGGCGTGCAACTCCACCGGGAACATTCGCTAGAATGCGTACAAAAAGCCCCCGCTCAGCGAGTACTTGCTGCTGTGCTCAACCATGGGGCTGTTACTGACCTCTTCACCCAGAAACAGAGCCTTGCCACTGGCAAAGGCGCTCCAGCTTTCCGAAAGGCCCACCCGCAGGGTAAGCTCTCCGTAAGGGGCAAGGGTTGCCTGAGGCGAGTAGTGGCTCAGCCCGCTGGCCTGAGCCTCGCTCTTGCTCACACCGTAGTAATAGTCGTTGTAATTCTCGTCGGTCCACTGCACTCCAAGCGTGGGAATAAGTGACATGTTGGCAAAGCGGACTGGATAGGAATATGACGCAACTGCCATTACACCGTTATTCACACCCAGAGCATCGGTAGAAAGCGTGGCCGCAAGCATGCCCAGATCGGTGTGCAGCCGGTAGTTGATACCCACCATGGCCGATGCATACCGGTCATCAAGCTTTTTCATGGCCGAGCTGTCGCTCCACGAGGCGAAGAAATTCTGCGGCAGATACGAAAGCTGCACGTTGAATTCGTGGTTTTCGTTTTTGAATACATGCACGCCGCCACTCAGCCCTCGCAGATACAGCCTGTCTCCCTCATAACCCAGCAGGGGCAGGGCTGTTCCCAGCCGTTCCACTCCCCGGTATTCAGACGTTGAAACCGTGCCGCCAATGCCGAGGTCGAAGCCCCAGCGGTTGTCGGTGTTTTTGTTTTCTTCTGCCTGCACTGCAAACACAGACCCTATAAGAATGGTTACTGCTGCAATACACGACAGCACCTTTTGACGCATGGTTCCTCCTGCGCAACAAAAATGTTGCACTTTCCATAGAAAATAGGTAACCGGTTGATTACACGAAAGCCTAGCTCTAATCTTGGAGCCATGTCAAGCAGCAACAAGTACAGAGGATGAACGCAATGGTTTCTGATCGTAAGAAAGTTTCAGCCCCACAGCAAAAGCGCAATGCTGCAGCAACGCGTAACCGTTTACTGCAAGCAGCAAGAAGGCTCTTTGCCGGAGCCAACTATGTCAGTGTTGGTATTCGAGAAATCGGTGCAGAAGCAGGAGTAAACCCGGCTTTGATCAGTCGCTATTTTGGCTCGAAACGGAACCTTTTTCTTGAGGTGGCATCCATACTCAATGAAGAGGGCAATGCTGCCCTGCCCGATGCTCCCCCCGCAGAAAGAACCAAGCTGGCCATGAACAGTATTCTGTGCGACGGCGCGCACAGCGCGTGGGTGACGGATTTTCGCATCACGGCGCTTTCTGCGCTTGATCCCAATGTTTCGGATGTAATGACGGCTACGTATGACAAGGTGCGTGAGCAGATCATGGGTGTGCTGTCGGACGAACAGGCGGCAACCCGTGCAGAGCTGATACTTGCGCAGCTTATGGGCGCCGCTCTGGT from Desulfovibrio sp. includes the following:
- a CDS encoding ATP-binding protein, producing MRIVIASGKGGAGKTTVTACLASQWTGDLMLADADVEAPNLHLLLHPSLAEPETVCLEVPELLAERCTGCGACRPMCSYGAIAMLGAKPMYFQDMCHGCGGCFAVCPEQALRVAQRELGALLLGTARAGERSVPFLMGRTRVGEAMTPPLLRAQERRLAAELMAHPADVLMDAPPGVSCPAMTAARNADAVLLVAEPTPFGLYDFKLAHAAFAQLGRPVALVINRVGMQGNAACEEEMRAWCAGAKLPVLAELPFEREAAEAYAHGVPPTEDQGATGQQWRQSFAELAAKLRNFAEGARHA
- a CDS encoding NifB/NifX family molybdenum-iron cluster-binding protein, whose product is MSKTILAIPSQMPGGLDSGMGMHFGHCDIYTIVELENGQVAGQSTLASIPHQQGGCLAPVQYLAAHGVNALLAGGMGMRPLMGFNQMGISVYYAGNQPTVGMAVQAFCQGKLTEFTPDQTCGGGH
- a CDS encoding MipA/OmpV family protein; translation: MRQKVLSCIAAVTILIGSVFAVQAEENKNTDNRWGFDLGIGGTVSTSEYRGVERLGTALPLLGYEGDRLYLRGLSGGVHVFKNENHEFNVQLSYLPQNFFASWSDSSAMKKLDDRYASAMVGINYRLHTDLGMLAATLSTDALGVNNGVMAVASYSYPVRFANMSLIPTLGVQWTDENYNDYYYGVSKSEAQASGLSHYSPQATLAPYGELTLRVGLSESWSAFASGKALFLGEEVSNSPMVEHSSKYSLSGGFLYAF
- a CDS encoding response regulator receiver protein produces the protein MKRSILLQTGRPAVFAPFVRELERQGCTVTTVADAAACKDCVQRQAPQLVVVDAPTHGQARQDVIGIMRVNALVHTAVVTDMAADAFHDAMEGLGILTSLPPAPGADDARRLLQLLNDVMA
- a CDS encoding TetR/AcrR family transcriptional regulator; its protein translation is MVSDRKKVSAPQQKRNAAATRNRLLQAARRLFAGANYVSVGIREIGAEAGVNPALISRYFGSKRNLFLEVASILNEEGNAALPDAPPAERTKLAMNSILCDGAHSAWVTDFRITALSALDPNVSDVMTATYDKVREQIMGVLSDEQAATRAELILAQLMGAALVVNLLRGDKSPKIDLEFMKQFYARQMEELFAGSVQG
- a CDS encoding DUF134 domain-containing protein is translated as MPRPCHCRRVSALPKNSCFKPNGVPLHELEEVVLSLDGLEALRLADFEDLNMDEAAARMGVSRHTFGRLLRRARRSVAQALVLGQALRIEGGVCAVDAPEGHDAGATAKGAESAAGDLLVAVPSLMPGGPEAAPNAHFGRCQVYTLARVENGKITEMGVQPNPMHQGGDCGGPVQALLRLGVNTLLAGGMGMRPLQALQAAGIAVYYNASLPTVADCLNAFAAGRLVPFGPGHLCQGGCASKR
- a CDS encoding ATP-binding protein, which encodes MHEIVVVSGKGGTGKTTVCAAFAALAHARGQKAVLCDLDVDVPDMHILLNPQIQQREAFISGNTARINPDLCTACGRCAELCRFDAVHLADGVYSIDELGCEGCGVCHKLCPAGAVEFPERRCGEWYMSDTRLGPFVHAQLEPGQENSGRLVSQIKRQAREKAASLGADLVLCDGSPGVGCPVISSLSGAALAVAVVEPTPSGRHDFGRVAELCAHFRIPVTVLINKADLNAQETARIHAMIEEGGHHLLGELPFSSLVTQTMVRRQALTEENSALAEILAAAWERACALAAQPGRRGAKNSL